One stretch of Nitrospirae bacterium YQR-1 DNA includes these proteins:
- the aroC gene encoding chorismate synthase yields MPHLRILSGGESHGKALVAIVEGMPSNLSIEAEDINLDLKRRQLGYGRGGRMKIESDSVEFLSGVRWGKTLGSPITLKIDNRDWKNWVAGMSAEPLQNGGIAAVTRPRPGHADLCGAIKYGFKDVRNVLERSSARETAMRVAVGALCKKFIGQFGIKTGSFVINIGGVGKRSSEAYNDPGALERLHQRAEGSEVRCPYQEDGQRMVSAIQVATERGDTLGGIFEVFAVNVPVGLGSHVQWDRKIDGLLAQAVMTIQAVKGVETGSGFDMALHPGSDVMDEIYYEKSSGFVRKTNNCGGIEGGMSNGMPILIRAAMKPIPTQRRALKSVDIETKIPIEATYERSDVCAVPACSVIAEAVMATTIAGLLLTKFGGDTMDETIGNFKKYMEYVRDF; encoded by the coding sequence ATGCCCCACTTAAGAATACTTTCAGGCGGCGAGTCTCACGGTAAGGCTCTTGTTGCAATAGTAGAGGGTATGCCGTCAAACCTTTCCATAGAGGCTGAAGATATAAATCTGGATTTAAAGAGGCGCCAACTGGGGTATGGCAGGGGTGGCAGGATGAAAATAGAAAGCGACAGTGTGGAGTTTCTCTCAGGGGTCAGATGGGGCAAAACACTGGGCTCGCCCATAACGTTAAAAATAGACAACCGTGACTGGAAAAACTGGGTGGCAGGTATGTCTGCTGAGCCCTTGCAAAACGGCGGTATTGCGGCGGTAACCAGGCCACGTCCGGGACACGCTGACCTCTGTGGTGCGATAAAGTATGGTTTTAAAGATGTAAGAAATGTTCTTGAGAGATCATCGGCACGGGAGACTGCGATGAGGGTAGCCGTCGGCGCTCTGTGTAAAAAGTTTATAGGACAATTTGGAATTAAAACAGGGAGCTTTGTGATAAACATAGGCGGGGTTGGTAAGCGCTCTTCAGAGGCTTATAACGACCCTGGAGCATTAGAGCGGCTTCATCAGAGAGCGGAAGGCTCAGAGGTCAGATGTCCCTATCAGGAAGACGGCCAACGTATGGTTAGCGCAATACAGGTGGCCACAGAGCGGGGAGATACTCTGGGCGGGATATTTGAAGTGTTTGCAGTTAATGTGCCGGTAGGGTTGGGAAGCCACGTACAATGGGACAGAAAGATTGACGGCCTTTTAGCGCAAGCTGTTATGACGATTCAGGCTGTAAAAGGGGTGGAGACCGGCAGTGGTTTTGACATGGCGCTACATCCAGGCTCAGATGTTATGGATGAAATATATTATGAAAAGAGCAGTGGATTTGTAAGGAAGACCAATAATTGCGGAGGCATAGAGGGAGGCATGTCTAACGGTATGCCGATTCTTATAAGGGCTGCGATGAAGCCGATTCCGACTCAGCGAAGAGCCCTTAAATCCGTGGATATAGAAACAAAAATTCCCATAGAGGCCACATATGAACGCTCTGATGTTTGTGCCGTGCCGGCTTGCTCGGTTATAGCCGAGGCTGTGATGGCTACAACTATTGCCGGCCTGTTGCTTACAAAGTTTGGGGGCGATACTATGGATGAGACAATTGGGAACTTTAAAAAGTATATGGAATATGTAAGAGATTTTTAG